The following proteins are encoded in a genomic region of Magnolia sinica isolate HGM2019 chromosome 1, MsV1, whole genome shotgun sequence:
- the LOC131243244 gene encoding nucleolin 2-like isoform X5: protein MGKSNKKSKAQVAATPMEVSPVKSVKKGKRDAEEAIEKPANAKTQKREVEAAILKQNDGKKSKDSHKVALKKKPEISSSEDTTSSESEKEVKVAPNKDTQPTKPPAKESSSEESSSDEEVGNKVTIPSQKLPAVAAKNGSAAVSKKKQESSDSSDTDSSSDEDNNTQKNVASQVKKVPAPTVKNVPPVVSKRKAESSDSSTESESDEDEKKVVSQAKKVTVPASKNVPTVASKKKAESSDSSSESESEEDEKIVAKVPARSNKPLPPKSSPGPALKKKEESTDSSESDSEDEETAKAAVPAKGGAIKKTEESSESSESDSDEDDVPPAKVNVPAKRQTVSAEDSKQDVLKKDESEDESSEDSDEGPQRKKLKVPSTVATSAGKTNTKAVKKESSSDEDEDDSSEESSDDEPVKAQQKKVTVTPNAAKSNAKAIKKDSSSDEDEDDSSEESSDDEPLKAHQKKAILTQNAVKPNPKAVEKVSSSDEDEDESSDDEPKKSQQKVVTKTAAKSSSSDEESSEEESEEELPAKTPRKDNDVELVDATATKAGNKQSAAKSEKGAKTLATPVQASGSKTLFVGNLSYRIEKADLEEFFKGVGEIVDIRFASNEEGRFKGFGHVEFATEEAAHKALKLNGQDLLDRVVKLDLARERGAYTPYTKRALTKGEGRTANAKPYLYGVLTNPLMRISYGTLLMDILGLVGRFQGFPFQRIMILALPRG, encoded by the exons GTTGCTGCAACCCCCATGGAAGTTTCACCTGTGAAATCTGTGAAGAAAG GTAAGAGAGATGCAGAAGAAGCCATTGAGAAACCGGCCAATGCCAAAACGCAGAAGAGAGAGGTAGAGGCAGCAATCCTGAAGCAGAATGATGGCAAGAAGTCGAAAGATTCTCACAAAGTGGCACTGAAGAAGAAACCTGAAATTAGCAGTTCAGAGGATACAACTTCATCTGAATCTGAAAAAGAG GTTAAAGTTGCCCCCAATAAGGACACCCAGCCCACTAAGCCACCTGCAAAAGAATCCAGTAGTGAGGAATCTTCTTCTGATGAG GAAGTGGGGAATAAAGTTACCATCCCATCCCAAAAGTTGCCAGCAGTTGCTGCTAAGAATGGTTCTGCTGCAGTTTCCAAGAAGAAACAAGAATCAAGCGACAGTTCCGATACTGACAGCAGCTCAGATGAGGACAAT AATACACAGAAAAATGTTGCCTCCCAAGTAAAGAAAGTGCCTGCTCCTACTGTGAAGAATGTTCCTCCTGTTGTGTCCAAAAGGAAAGCTGAATCAAGTGATAGCTCCACAGAGAGTGAATCCGATGAGGATGAG AAAAAGGTTGTCTCCCAAGCAAAGAAAGTGACTGTGCCTGCCTCAAAGAACGTTCCTACTGTTGCCTCCAAAAAGAAAGCTGAATCAAGTGATAGCTCCTCTGAGAGTGAATCTGAGGAGGATGAG AAAATTGTAGCTAAGGTTCCTGCCAGATCGAATAAACCACTGCCACCTAAGAGTTCACCTGGCCCAGcattgaagaagaaagaagaatcaaCTGACAGTTCAGAAAGCGATTCAGAAGATGAG GAAACTGCTAAAGCTGCTGTTCCTGCAAAAGGTGGTGCAATAAAGAAAACGGAAGAATCAAGTGAGAGTTCAGAAAGTGATTCCGATGAGGATGAT GTACCCCCTGCCAAGGTTAATGTTCCTGCCAAAAGACAGACTGTTAGTGCTGAGGACTCTAAACAG GATGTTCTCAAGAAAGATGAAAGTGAAGATGAAAGCTCTGAGGACAGTGATGAAGGGCCACAAAGAAAGAAGTTGAAAGTCCCG TCTACCGTGGCTACAAGTGCCGGAAAAACTAATACAAAGGCCGTTAAAAAGGAAAGCAGTagtgatgaagatgaggatgacaGCTCTGAGGAAAGTTCTGATGATGAGCCTGTAAAGGCACAACAGAAAAAA GTCACTGTCACTCCAAATGCTGCAAAGTCCAATGCTAAGGCTATTAAAAAGGACAGCAGCagtgatgaagatgaggatgacaGCTCTGAGGAAAGCTCTGATGATGAGCCTCTGAAGGCACATCAGAAAAAG GCCATCCTGACTCAAAATGCTGTGAAGCCCAATCCTAAGGCCGTTGAAAAGGTTAGCAGCAgcgatgaagatgaggatgaaagCTCTGATGATGAGCCCAAAAAGTCACAACAGAAAGT GGTAACCAAAACTGCAGCGAAAAGTAGCAGTTCCGATGAGGAGTCCTCTGAGGAGGAAAGTGAGGAAGAACTGCCTGCCAAGACACCAAGGAAG GATAATGATGTAGAATTGGTAGATGCTACAGCAACAAAGGCAGGTAATAAGCAAAGTGCTGCAAAATCTGAAAAGGGG GCTAAAACCCTTGCCACTCCTGTTCAAGCCTCTGGATCGAAAACACTATTTGTTGGCAACCTATCCTACAGAATTGAGAAAGCTGATCT GGAGGAATTCTTCAAAGGTGTCGGAGAAATAGTTGATATCCGatttgcatcaaatgaagaagggcGTTTCAAGGGATTTGGCCATGTGGAGTTTGCCACTGAAGAAGCAGCACATAAG GCTCTCAAATTGAATGGTCAAGATCTATTAGATCGGGTTGTGAAGCTCGATTTAGCACGCGAGAGGGGTGCATATACCCCCTATA CAAAGAGAGCTCTTACCAAAGGGGAAGGAAGGACAGCCAACGCCAAACCATATTTGTACGGGGTTTTGACAAATCCCTTGATGAGGATCAG TTACGGGACACTCTTAATGGACATTTTGGGTCTTGTGGGGAGATTTCAAGGATTTCCATTCCAAAGGATTATGATACTGGCGCTCCCAAGGG GATAG